A genome region from Gammaproteobacteria bacterium includes the following:
- a CDS encoding DMT family transporter translates to MIPTFDLLLPVVLALLAAVLFAFGNQCSRIALRFTDSQTAALFQIGVSTALYWLIAPFYLEISFWNSPVLPLLAAIGLIRPLLSANLGMAGTRILGPTISSTLAATAPLFGVALGVVLLAETLTWEVALGTAGIVFAVAILSWQRDSGRTWPMIALLLPIGAAVLRSLAHALAKIGLETLPSPFFVALIAYTVSFPIALANDLRIRRHNPRRLSTAGLKWLVITGLIYAVSVLVMNTALMSGRLIVVSPIVACSPLFTLLLGRFVFREEALNRKVAVAVLLVVPSVVLIGLRA, encoded by the coding sequence GTGATCCCCACCTTTGACCTGCTGCTCCCCGTCGTACTCGCACTGCTTGCCGCAGTGCTTTTTGCATTCGGTAATCAGTGCTCACGTATTGCCCTGCGTTTTACAGATTCACAGACCGCCGCTTTATTCCAGATTGGTGTGAGTACGGCTTTGTACTGGCTCATAGCGCCGTTTTATCTTGAAATTAGCTTCTGGAATTCGCCGGTACTTCCACTTCTTGCCGCGATTGGGCTGATTCGACCTCTGCTTTCAGCAAACCTTGGCATGGCAGGTACCCGGATACTTGGCCCAACGATCTCCAGCACTTTAGCGGCCACCGCCCCTTTGTTTGGCGTAGCATTAGGTGTCGTACTGCTTGCAGAAACACTAACTTGGGAGGTCGCACTCGGGACAGCTGGAATTGTTTTTGCTGTCGCTATCTTGTCTTGGCAACGCGACTCGGGTCGAACCTGGCCGATGATTGCCCTGTTGCTGCCTATAGGTGCCGCCGTGCTTCGAAGCCTGGCCCATGCTCTGGCCAAAATCGGTCTTGAAACGCTGCCCAGCCCATTTTTCGTCGCATTGATTGCTTACACAGTATCCTTCCCAATCGCGCTGGCTAATGATCTTCGAATCCGGCGACATAATCCCCGCAGACTATCCACAGCAGGGCTGAAGTGGCTAGTCATCACAGGACTGATCTATGCTGTATCCGTACTGGTGATGAATACAGCACTGATGTCTGGGCGGCTGATCGTCGTCAGTCCAATAGTCGCCTGTTCACCGTTGTTTACGTTACTCCTGGGTCGGTTCGTGTTTCGAGAAGAGGCCCTGAACCGCAAGGTTGCAGTTGCTGTTCTGCTCGTGGTTCCCAGCGTCGTCCTGATTGGTCTGCGTGCCTGA
- a CDS encoding gamma-glutamylcyclotransferase, producing MKRFDHLTTRERRQSLQRAIESAPDPEAISLFAYGSLIWRPCFEVQSRCKAILHGYRRDFCVFTVEARGVPDSPGLGVGLRVNSASCEGVLLPLPKDGRSEALTSIWEREMLTAVYQPQWVSVEVDSKFTTALTFVVDESHPQCAGDLSEETQAAMISSAVGELGSCRDYLVNTIDALRKAGIQDLPLEGLLRRVNLQTSG from the coding sequence ATGAAGCGTTTTGACCATCTAACCACTCGTGAGCGGAGGCAATCGCTTCAACGCGCGATTGAATCAGCACCAGACCCGGAAGCGATTTCGTTGTTCGCTTATGGATCACTGATTTGGCGACCTTGTTTTGAAGTGCAGTCAAGATGCAAAGCCATACTTCATGGTTATAGACGTGATTTTTGTGTTTTCACGGTCGAAGCACGGGGTGTACCGGATAGCCCTGGTCTCGGTGTGGGGCTTCGCGTTAATTCTGCGTCTTGCGAAGGTGTTCTTCTGCCGCTGCCGAAGGATGGCAGATCTGAGGCTCTGACGTCGATCTGGGAACGAGAAATGCTGACGGCTGTGTATCAGCCACAGTGGGTCAGCGTAGAGGTAGATTCAAAATTTACCACAGCATTGACCTTTGTAGTCGATGAGTCTCATCCGCAGTGTGCGGGTGACCTTTCTGAGGAGACTCAGGCCGCAATGATCAGTTCTGCGGTAGGCGAACTGGGTTCCTGCCGCGATTACCTCGTGAACACGATCGATGCCTTAAGAAAGGCCGGAATCCAAGATCTACCACTGGAGGGACTGCTGAGACGCGTCAATCTCCAAACCTCCGGATAA